From the genome of Podospora bellae-mahoneyi strain CBS 112042 chromosome 2, whole genome shotgun sequence:
GACGAGCCCATGGTTCTTGAAGCCTGGGATCTTCGACTTGAAAATCAGATCGCCAATCAGGTGGTCCTCGCAGATGTAGGACGAGAAATAGTCGACACCCCGCCCACGAGCAGCATCGgcgggggggatgagggggtttCGAGCGGGGTCGGTCAGGCGTTCCAAGTGAGACTTGCGAAACATGTTGCTCTTGCCAACGACACAGGGGGCGATACCAACTGTATTGATGGCGCTGTAGAATTTTGCGTGGGTGGTTGCCATGAACATCTCTTCGAGCCTGCCGCCATAGTCAAGGAGGCTCTTTGGCGCGCTGGTGTTGATAGGCCCCGACAGAAGTGCCTGTTCCTCTTCTGTCGCTGTCTTTGGCGTCTCGAGATCAATAACGAGAGGTAGTTGGTGGACAAACTTGTAGGGCTTGGTGCGAGTTCCATCGGGCAAGAAACCGTCCAGCTTGTCCACCATTCTTCCTGCCGAGTTGGCCCCAAGCCAAACATTACAGTCTGCTATCCAAATAATATCGCCCTTAGCCTCTCGGTATGCGCGGCTGATGTTGCGGATTTTGGGATTTGGCCCAAGCTTGTCAATGTGcccgccatcgccatgcaAAACAGGATCTTGCTCCTCAACGAACACCTTGGCGTCAAAGTCAGGATAGGCAGCGACGACTTTCTGTAGAACCGGGTAGGCGGGATCTCTTGTCGAATCAACGCATAGGTAGACGGTGAGCTTCGACTTGGGGTAGGCAAGCTGGAAGGTTGACGCGAGACATTCGTAGAGGCCAGCCTCGGCGCCCTTTACCGGTCGAATGACGGTGATGTGCGGTACTTCATCTTTCTCGATGGTTGGGGAGAAAGGTTTTGGGTGAGGAGCTGAGTTGTTTCGGAGGCTAAAGACACAAAGAGGTGGTCGTTAGTAAACACCGAAGAC
Proteins encoded in this window:
- the HSX11 gene encoding Ceramide glucosyltransferase (EggNog:ENOG503NX2E; antiSMASH:Cluster_4; COG:I; COG:M; CAZy:GT21) produces the protein MPAHNDQMPMIVQGAALVSFVWTCIIVSVQGIGICKILRNNSAPHPKPFSPTIEKDEVPHITVIRPVKGAEAGLYECLASTFQLAYPKSKLTVYLCVDSTRDPAYPVLQKVVAAYPDFDAKVFVEEQDPVLHGDGGHIDKLGPNPKIRNISRAYREAKGDIIWIADCNVWLGANSAGRMVDKLDGFLPDGTRTKPYKFVHQLPLVIDLETPKTATEEEQALLSGPINTSAPKSLLDYGGRLEEMFMATTHAKFYSAINTVGIAPCVVGKSNMFRKSHLERLTDPARNPLIPPADAARGRGVDYFSSYICEDHLIGDLIFKSKIPGFKNHGLVYGEVAIQPMSGMTVAAYIARRVRWLRVRKWTVLTATLVEPGVESLIGCLHMAFAFTTLPWFRSFFGIPPTWKAFGTIWISAVTVWMVVDRLLSAKLHKLQSVDVDENTPAFALGSTRTGGIKKKPFLTWFAAWLGREFLAFPIWTWAVLLGATVNWRGQTFRVRPDMSVTRLDDVEGTSLRPSTPVAAESTNSCRSTSKDRVD